In Brachypodium distachyon strain Bd21 chromosome 2, Brachypodium_distachyon_v3.0, whole genome shotgun sequence, one genomic interval encodes:
- the LOC100824082 gene encoding syntaxin-32 has protein sequence MNHPSRSAPASFRDRTNEFRSAVESARRHVAPSPASSSAASASASGGPLDDSRSAASAHSEFNRRASKIGLGIHQTSQKLARLAKLAKRTSVFDDPTLEIQELTAVVKKDIGALNNAVMDLQVLCNSQNESGNLSKDTTNHSTTVVDNLKNRLMSATKEFKEVLTMRTENLKVHENRRQMFSSSAAKDASNPFIRQRPLVPREASDSNANPAPWASDSASTPLFQRKKTNGDHGASSSSSPAFMQQQQQLAVQQDTYMQSRAEALQNVESTIHELSNIFTQLATMVSQQGELAIRIDENMEETVANVEGAQGQLLKYLNSISSNRWLMMKIFFVLMVFLMIFIFFVA, from the exons ATGAACCACCCGTCGCGGTCCGCGCCGGCGTCGTTCCGCGACCGCACCAACGAGTTCCGCTCCGCGGTCGAGAGCGCGCGCCGCCACGTGGCCCcgtcccccgcctcctcctccgccgcctcggcgTCGGCCAGCGGCGGGCCCCTCGACGACTCGCGCTCGGCCGCGTCGGCGCACTCGGAGTTCAACCGCCGCGCGTCCAAGATCGGGCTCGGGATCCACCAGACCTCACAGAAGCTCGCCCGCCTCGCCAAAT TGGCAAAGAGGACATCTGTTTTTGATGACCCTACCTTGGAGATACAAGAGTTGACTGCAGTTGTCAAGAAGGATATTGGTGCTTTGAATAATGCTGTTATGGATCTACAAGTTCTCTGCAATTCACAAAACGAGAGCGGTAATCTTTCCAAGGATACAACAAATCATTCCACTACTGTTGTGGACAACCTGAAAAATCGCCTGATGAGTGCAACAAAAGAATTCAAagaagttcttaccatgcggACAGAG AACTTGAAGGTTCATGAAAATAGAAGGCAAATGTTCTCCTCCTCAGCTGCGAAGGATGCATCAAATCCATTTATTCGTCAGCGTCCCCTTGTTCCCAGGGAGGCATCTGACTCCAATGCGAACCCAGCACCATGGGCCAGTGACTCTGCATCTACCCCATTGTTTCAGAG GAAGAAGACTAATGGAGATCATGgagcatcttcatcatcatctcctGCTTTcatgcagcaacagcagcagttgGCAGTACAGCAAGACACTTACATGCAGAGCAGAGCTGAGGCTCTTCAAAATGTGGAATCAACCATCCATGAGCTGAGCAACATCTTTACACAGCTGGCAACCATGGTATCCCAGCAGGGAGAACTAGCAATCAG AATCGATGAGAACATGGAGGAGACAGTAGCTAACGTGGAGGGAGCGCAGGGGCAGCTCCTGAAGTACCTCAAcagcatttcatcaaacaggTGGCTGATGATGAAGATATTCTTCGTGCTGATGGTTTTCCTCATGATCTTCATATTCTTTGTCGCATGA